The Oryza glaberrima chromosome 5, OglaRS2, whole genome shotgun sequence DNA segment gcataaaaaaacttaaatcttcatctttattttcAGGAGAAAAAAACGCCACCTAAGTCTCTGTTGGATTATCACTTAGAGAAAGGGAAGAtaggagggggaagaagaggaaaagaaggaagagcaGGAGAGGCTGAAGAAGGAAGAGCAGGAGATGATAAGTCACTTTCTATACATTTCCCGATCCGCCCCTGCAGCAAACCAAGACCAAACTTCACTCATAACGCGATCTTAGAAGTTGCTCGTATTAATGACATTACAATCCATATCATTTTTTAGGTTGTCAAAGATGTGCACACGTTTggttttttaatcaaactttgataaaaacaTAAGGAATTTAACACTATCCTACAAAACATGGCAATAAACTTATTAGAAtttggtaaaatttattttggctTGAAGTACAATCTAAACAGTCCCTCGTAACCAAGATGATCACTCTAGTACTCCAGTGTCACATTACATGTTAAATAGAAAAGGAAGGAGAAATTAGTAGCACAGGAGGAGTGATCGGCTGTTCTCCTGCCACGTCACCGGAATCGGATCGCTAGTGGCTAGTGCACCTGGATGTTGACGACCTTGCCGCCGGAGGCCACCTTGGGGATGGTGAGGTAGAGCACGCCGTCCCTCACCTCCGCCGCGATCCGCTCCACCTCCACGTTCTCCGGCAGCTCCACCCGCGTCCTGTACCTCCCGAAGCTTGCCGCCGGCCACGCCTCCCCCTCGTCCTCACCGTCAGCCGCCTCCACGGCCTCCCCATCCTTGGCCGCCTTCTCGGCGACCACCACCAGCTTCCGGTCCTGCACGCTCACCGTCACGTCCTCCCTCATCATGCCCGGCATGTCGTACCGCACCAGGTACGCCCCGGCGCGCTCCTTGATCTCCCACGGCGTCCGCCCACGCCTGTAGGCGGCTGTGGCGGCGCCGTTGTCGACGGCGCGGGcagctgccggcgccgccgtcaccgcggAGGCCGGCACGACGAGCATGCGGTCGCTGTCGGCGTCGCCGTCCATGATACGCTCCATGGTCCGCATCATCTGGTCCAGCGTCCTCGCCTCCGGGAAGCTGTCCCATAACCCTGCCCATGTTCGCAaatggagtaattaattagccaAGCCAATTCTTTTTTACAGTTTTAACACTTTAGAAATCCGTAATGTAAATTCAATTAGTGAATTATAAGTAATCGAAAAAACAAGCCAAAAATGATGATAGCTAATCTCCTCCACCCAAACTCATATTGTCCAACATTGCAAACCACAACAACATTCTTTTGCGACAAAAGATGGTAAATAACCATAAACCACACGAAGCTCAATTATGTTAAACAAAATTGAAGACAAACACCAAAAGAGCTTTTGCTATACGTACCAAATGGCGTGGTTTGGATGACTCTCCTCCTGGCGCTGGGAGTcccctgctgctgccgcggtCTAGCCTTTGAGGCCCTCTGCAGATGGTCCAGGCTCTCGGTAGACCCGTTCCTCATGGACCGTACTCTCACCCAGCATCTGCTGGGCCGGCACGAAGCGCCAGTCCATGAGAGCCTGCCTGCTCTAGGAGCGTGAGCCACTGGGGATGTGGTGAATGGTTGCATCATCCCGCTCCGATTATGGATGGCTTTGCTGGGAGTACGAGCGTTGATTTTGTGAGACGAGAGTGCAGAGAGATAGGCGCAGGGCTGTGGGGCTTTATATAGAGGAAGGGAAGGGATCGAGATGTGACGGGTGAGGGTTGAAGGGAGGAGAGTGTGGGGGGTTCTGGAAAATGGTTAGCCCGTTCTAGAACTATCGGGACATATCCTGGACTGTGGGTATATTTCCTTGTTTCTGTCTGCAGAGCTGGATAGTAGcagcatatttatttaatttttttgatagtactagtatatttttGGATTGTTATGCATGTACTTGTGCTTGTGCATCACTGGTGTAGTCCGGTTGAAGGCCCTCATTGGTAAGCCAAGAACTTTGGCGGATCAGCCAAAGTTGGTCTTTTcccttaagaaaaaaaaatattgattggTCTGATTGGCTTATTTGGCTTGATGACGATTTTTTTtgcctcatcgtttggcttttcttttaataagctaaaac contains these protein-coding regions:
- the LOC127773176 gene encoding small heat shock protein, chloroplastic-like; protein product: MMQPFTTSPVAHAPRAGRLSWTGASCRPSRCWVRVRSMRNGSTESLDHLQRASKARPRQQQGTPSARRRVIQTTPFGLWDSFPEARTLDQMMRTMERIMDGDADSDRMLVVPASAVTAAPAAARAVDNGAATAAYRRGRTPWEIKERAGAYLVRYDMPGMMREDVTVSVQDRKLVVVAEKAAKDGEAVEAADGEDEGEAWPAASFGRYRTRVELPENVEVERIAAEVRDGVLYLTIPKVASGGKVVNIQVH